The following are encoded in a window of Amaranthus tricolor cultivar Red isolate AtriRed21 chromosome 2, ASM2621246v1, whole genome shotgun sequence genomic DNA:
- the LOC130806672 gene encoding uncharacterized protein LOC130806672, whose translation MKRIPLIKFPNRHPKSSLSSSSSGTQSQTSTITTNSRKLTTSKSDVPASPSSLGVGGKASLQPKRTLVSDKEMEAILLGGCI comes from the exons ATGAAGAGGATACCTCTAATCAAATTTCCTAATAGACACCCTAAATCTtcactttcatcttcttcttctg GTACCCAGTCCCAAACTTCGACGATAACTACAAACAGTCGCAAACTCACAACATCGAAATCTGATGTTCCTGCATCACCGAGCTCCTTAGGAGTTGGCGGTAAAGCTTCACTTCAGCCTAAACGCACTCTGGTTTCAGATAAAGAGATGGAAGCAATCTTG TTGGGTGGCTGCATCTAA